A genomic stretch from Haloferax sp. Atlit-12N includes:
- a CDS encoding DoxX family protein, translating to MSVALQFAAPGADIAFLLARVLFGAVLAFMGLNHFLNLGHMTGYAEMKGLPAPRLGVVVSGGMLVFGGLGIALGVFPALAAGAVAVFLVVGTPVFHNFWAVPEDQQESEMTGFLKNVVMLGGALVFLALSGTTWSYAIGLTLF from the coding sequence ATGAGCGTCGCGCTCCAGTTCGCCGCTCCCGGCGCGGACATCGCGTTCCTCCTCGCGCGCGTCCTCTTCGGCGCGGTGCTCGCGTTCATGGGACTCAACCACTTCCTGAACCTCGGCCACATGACCGGCTACGCGGAGATGAAGGGCCTGCCGGCCCCCCGCCTCGGCGTCGTCGTCTCCGGCGGGATGCTCGTGTTCGGCGGCCTCGGTATCGCCCTCGGCGTCTTCCCCGCGCTCGCCGCCGGGGCCGTCGCCGTCTTCCTCGTCGTCGGGACGCCGGTGTTCCACAACTTCTGGGCGGTCCCCGAGGACCAACAGGAGTCGGAGATGACCGGCTTCCTGAAGAACGTCGTCATGCTCGGCGGCGCGCTCGTCTTCCTCGCGCTCAGCGGGACGACGTGGTCCTACGCCATCGGCCTGACGCTGTTCTGA
- a CDS encoding winged helix-turn-helix domain-containing protein: MTETWDSAGYIASSRYRLAVCRYLSEHGSGLPSRIAAETDLAQPHVSRALSELRERGIVELLVPESQQKGRLYGLTDLGELAYERVALDQEAEVTVVDDGDFPAPELSSELQDAYGDALRAIAWCEPVQTQIRFFEQSLLDRYDEDTVKTLVATLTNEEAIDQPLEDLPIGGPELVAFAIDDALIVRVPLDGGVKLLVSLDAAIDVTLSELRDSCRQMTAVALDS; this comes from the coding sequence ATGACCGAGACGTGGGATTCCGCGGGGTATATCGCGAGTTCCCGGTACCGGCTGGCCGTGTGTCGGTACCTCTCGGAACACGGTTCAGGACTCCCTTCTCGAATCGCCGCGGAGACCGACCTCGCACAGCCGCACGTGTCTCGGGCGCTCTCCGAACTGCGGGAGCGGGGCATTGTCGAACTGTTGGTACCGGAGTCACAGCAGAAGGGGCGACTCTACGGGCTGACGGACCTCGGCGAACTCGCCTACGAACGGGTCGCACTCGACCAGGAGGCGGAGGTTACCGTCGTCGACGACGGTGATTTCCCCGCCCCCGAACTATCGTCAGAGTTGCAGGACGCCTACGGGGACGCACTCCGTGCAATCGCGTGGTGTGAGCCGGTTCAGACACAGATTCGCTTCTTCGAGCAGTCGCTTCTCGACCGCTACGACGAAGACACCGTCAAGACGCTCGTCGCGACGCTCACGAACGAGGAGGCCATCGACCAACCCCTCGAAGACCTGCCAATCGGAGGTCCGGAACTCGTCGCGTTCGCCATCGACGACGCACTCATCGTCAGGGTGCCCCTCGACGGCGGCGTGAAACTACTCGTCTCGCTCGACGCGGCCATCGACGTGACGCTCAGCGAGCTCCGCGACTCCTGTCGGCAGATGACGGCCGTGGCACTCGATTCCTGA
- a CDS encoding DUF429 domain-containing protein: MPQRRSFPVIGVDGCRSGWVCAVAADGLSVRAVPDFDAVWELARERDAARVLVDIPIGLPDSDRRACDREARELLGSRAATVFFAPVRAVLDADSHEAASAANRERTGAGLSIQAWHLVPKVREVDAVLRETPHARDRMFESHPELAFAAFAGEPLSEPKSTPEGRDRRLDVLRTAFAGSEEKNGVGDHGSNADATDAPKVDAERVYRETLDRTLRRDVARDDVLDALVLAAAARRPLATLPSDPPRDAAGLEMAIRVPTGALGMDTEL, translated from the coding sequence GTGCCACAGCGTCGCTCTTTCCCCGTTATCGGTGTCGACGGTTGTCGGTCCGGGTGGGTGTGCGCCGTCGCCGCGGACGGCCTCTCAGTGCGGGCCGTTCCCGACTTCGACGCCGTCTGGGAACTCGCCCGCGAGCGAGACGCCGCGCGGGTGCTCGTCGATATCCCTATCGGACTGCCCGACTCCGACCGCCGGGCGTGCGACCGCGAGGCTCGGGAACTGCTCGGCTCTCGCGCCGCCACCGTCTTTTTCGCGCCCGTCCGCGCCGTCCTCGACGCCGACTCCCACGAGGCGGCCAGCGCGGCGAACCGCGAGCGGACCGGAGCGGGACTCTCGATTCAGGCGTGGCACCTCGTGCCCAAAGTTCGCGAGGTCGACGCCGTCCTCCGGGAGACGCCGCACGCCCGAGACCGAATGTTCGAATCCCATCCCGAACTCGCCTTTGCCGCCTTCGCCGGCGAACCGCTCTCGGAACCGAAGTCGACGCCCGAGGGGCGCGACCGCCGCCTCGACGTGCTTCGGACGGCGTTCGCCGGAAGCGAGGAGAAGAACGGCGTCGGCGACCACGGTTCGAACGCCGACGCGACGGACGCGCCGAAGGTCGACGCCGAGCGCGTCTACCGCGAGACGCTGGACCGGACGCTCCGCCGGGACGTGGCCCGCGACGACGTGCTCGACGCGCTCGTCCTCGCGGCCGCAGCCCGGCGGCCCCTCGCGACGCTCCCGAGTGACCCGCCGCGGGACGCTGCCGGACTGGAGATGGCGATTCGCGTCCCGACGGGCGCTCTTGGGATGGATACTGAACTTTGA